From Antechinus flavipes isolate AdamAnt ecotype Samford, QLD, Australia chromosome 1, AdamAnt_v2, whole genome shotgun sequence:
GGTAGACATGGTCAAACAGTTTGAAAGAAAAACATCTGGAGTTTTTATTGGGTGATATTCAGTATAAGTCATCAATGTTTTGAAGTAGCCCCAAAACAAATTTTGGATGTAAAATAGAGGGATAATATTTAAGAATAATATAGTTATTATCCCCCGTGTTCTTTCCTGAGCAATACGCATCTGaaggattcttttaattttggaGCACCATccactaagaaagaaaaataaaagtgagaatGTTTATgcttatgtatttatatgtgctagtgtgtttgtatgtgtatacacagatGTAGTTTTTATGAAAACCCCTGATATTAATTATTAAGCTGATCATTATACTAGATTTTCAGACAGCAGGTGGtattgtatacatgtgtgtatatttatgtgtcaGCTATATTGTGATTTTCTCCAACCATTAAAAGCATAAGAGCAGTTTGATAAACTTCTAAAAAAAATAGCTGAATTATTCTAAAACCTTAAAAATATGTAACACcaaacataaaacaataataaaataaaatcacatggGACAAATACTTGGCATAAATCTAATGACATTAATTCATTGAATTATTTAGATGAAATATTATCTTTCCAACTCCCAGTTTTGGTATTTTCTAGGTTGTTTCATTTTCTAGGTTGTTTCACTaaaaaacatcttcatagttaagGTGTATATAGGTATaaggtatatagatatagagatgatGATAAGAAAATAATGCTAATTCTGATTTTCATTGCAGTTATCTTGAAATTCATCAAGTTCCAAATACCTAAAATATTGAATCATGAAGAAGGAATGCAAATGGATTCAGTAATATGCGACAGAAACCATTGTTTTGATTGATGAGGTAAATTCTTATCCACCATTCTTACAAAGGTCATTTCTAAAGCCAGGTGATtgtatttctaattatttgtccCTCCTACCACCCAGGTTATTTGATGTTTTGGAAACTCACTGCTTCCATATTTTTTGTTGTGACATTCtggctaattctaattttttctgtGATAATGTTGTCTCCCAGTATTTATTGTCTCCCAAAATTATTCATCCTGTTCTGATGAATTTTCTTACATGGTCAATATCTTACCAGAGACATACACCTCCCCTTCCTCACTACCATACTGTGCATGAGGTGAACCTTTCACTTTATCTTTGCATGGTGAGTCcctttcaattttatcttattcAAATACTATACATATTCTGGTTTAAAGAATTAAGAAATCACTATCTCTTTTCTGTTTAGGTACAACCCTGTGAAGGCTGCAGCCCCTGTATCTCTTGATTCCCATTTCACTTTTCATGCAaggtgagagggaaagagattgTTGTCCCTAACAAAGGGTTCAACAATTGGCAAGAGATCTCCAGGAGATTATTCCAATAATCTATACCCTTTTCATACACTTTTATCAGTGACTCAAATAAAGGCATAATTATGACATTCACCAGATTTACAAGAGGTCAAAACTAAGGGATAATTCACACAAATGACAGAACAAACTTCCAAAACAATACCATAAAGATACAGTATTGCACAGAATCTGATAACAATGAACTCCaataaggagaaataaaagaattactaaagttagttttttttttaattgtataattaCAATATGAGGTAGACATGGTCAAACAGTTTGAAAGAAAAACATCTGGAGTTTTTATTGGGTGATATTCAGTATAAGTCATCAATGTTTTGAAGTAGCCCCAAAACAAATTTTGGATGTAAAATAGAGGGATAATATTTAAGAATAATATAGTTATTATCCCCCGTGTTCTTTCCTGAGCAATACGCATCTGaaggattcttttaattttggaGCACCATccactaagaaagaaaaataaaagtgagaatGTTTATgcttatgtatttatatgtgctagtgtgtttgtatgtgtatacacagatGTAGTTTTTATGAAAACCCCTGATATTAATTATTAAGCTGATCATTATACTAGATTTTCAGACAGCAGGTGGtattgtatacatgtgtgtatatttatgtgtcaGCTATATTGTGATTTTCTCCAACCATTAAAAGCATAAGAGCAGTTTGATAAACTTCTAAAAAAAATAGCTGAATTATTCTAAAACCTTAAAAATATGTTACACcaaacataaaacaataataaaataaaatcacatggGACAAATACTTGGCATAAATCTAATGACATTAATTCATTGAATTATTTAGATGAAATATTATCTTTCCAACTCCCAGTTTTGGTATTTTCTAGGTTGTTTCATTTTCTAGGTTGTTTCACTaaaaaacatcttcatagttaagGTGTATATAGGTATaaggtatatagatatagagatgatGATAAGAAAATAATGCTAATTCTGATTTTCATTGCAGTTATCTTGAAATTCATCAAGTTCCAAAtacctaaaatattaaatataacatcAATTAATGCCTGCTGAAGAGTCACGATCTTTAAATAGATATACTCAATATTGCTGCTGCAATATGATTTCTAACTTTCTACAATCTATATCAGAGTTACAATATTTGTGAATTTAAACTTGAAAATTAGTCTATTCCTCAAATTCCCATATATAAATTGGGTTTTTTTCAGGAAGTTTTGTATGAttgttcattttcaaaatatataaattgttctggttctttaaaaaaaaaagattcaatgagCTTTATTTCCCACAATAATTGTTATCGCTGTTAGGTCATTTAGTCATCTTTGACTGTTCATAACCCTATTTttgtgaagttttcttggcaaatatcctGAAATAGTTTGCTGTGTCTTTCTCCCATGTTgctattttacaactgaggaaattgaggaaaacaggatttaagagacttgccccaaatcacgcATTTTTAAAGTGTTTGTGGTTGTATTTGAAATCATCTCCTCTCGATTCCAGGTCCAGCCCTTTTTCCATTGCTCCATCTTAAAGTACATTCTATGTACCGGTACTatgttaaatgttggagatgtgaaTTAACCTTCATATGAGGTTGgatgaccaatttttttttaaatgtttaagacTAGATTCTTGGTCAGGTATCATTCAGTCAAGAAAATCTCTGTGGATTTTTCTAAATcttccattttgtcatttttttacttctattaGAGAGTAATTTCTATGAGAGCAAAGaacttgtttgttttaaatttcctGTATCTCATATCACTTATCACAATGTGGTATGCACTATGGTGGTTAATGAATATGTGTTTAATGTCTCAATGAATATATCAGAAGAAATTAGAAGCTTATCTCAAAAGTTCCTACATTTCAAAATATCCTAATTTTGCTGAATCTGACATTGGCCAAAtggaaatgtgatttttttccctatttattaACAGTGAATTTCTGTTTTGTGTGGTTTAACATACTACAATGTTTGTAAAACATACAAGAGCAAGAGGTAGACCTGCAGAGGACATATAATAAGAGACTTAGGGATTAGAACCGTGTTTCAAATGTAATACATGAATATCCTGTATGGAAAGGGGGAGAATCATACTTTAAGTTTTCCATGCACAATAATACCCTTGATACTAGAGAAAGTAATGTAATCATTGAATACCAAGCACAGTGTCCAAGGGAAAATACAAAGCAAATCTAAATCTcagaacattttacatttttttgaagTATAGATTTCTAACAAGAAATTTCTGCATAGCACCTTTTACCTCCTTGTTCCTCAGACTATAGATAATTGGATTCATCAATGGAGTGATGACCCCATAGGACAACGCAATAAGTTGATCTGATGTATTAATGTCCTTTGACTTGGGCTTCATGTACATGAAAAGGGCTgaaccataaaataaaatcaccaCAGTTAGATGAGCTGAGCAAGTAGAAAAGGTTTTCTTCCTGCCTTCACTAGAGTTGATCCTCAGGATGGTGGAGATGATGAAAAtataggagaagaaaatgagtagCAGAGGAggaattaaaacaacaaaacttCCGATTGTTATTATAAGCACATTGAGGGAGATGTCTCCACAGGTAAGCTTAAGTAGGGCCAGGATTTCACAGGCAAAGTGTTCAATGATATTACCACAAAGAGGGTTTATAAGGGCAAGCAGAGTTTGCATCAGAGATATCAGAAATCCTGCTATCCATGAACAAGCAGCCATTTGTGCACAGAGTCCCTTGTTCATGATGATGGTATATCTCAGAGGATTGCAGATGGCTACATACCTGTCATAGGCCATCACGGCCAAGAGAATGCACTCTGTGGAACCCAATCCAAGAGAAATAACCATCTGCAGAGCACATCCAAGGAAGGAGATGGATTTTCTCTCAGACATAACAATTATCAACATTTCAGGGATAAATGAAGATGTGTAGCAAATGTCCAAAAAGGAGAGGtttccaaggaaaaaatacataggaGTGTGAAGACAAGGATCCAGGATGCTGATGATAATGAGCATGCTGTTTCCCAACAGAATCACCAGGTACATCACCAGGCAGAGCACATAAAGGGTGAACTGGAGGCCTTGGGAATGAGAAAGCCCGACCAGAAAAAATTCAGTCACAGCTGTGTAATTCCCCGTGTTCATATTATTTTAACTATTCCAACTTCAGCACTTTTGAAAGGACACCTTAAAGCAAGTGGAACAAATAATAACATATTTGTTATTAGTTTCATACTTTGAACTGTTTTaaagatattgatttttttcttttattcagagGTATATCCATTTAAATttgtgaagaaaagcaaaagttagaaaaatataaaaaaaaattgtacatgcaCCCTGAAGCAAAGGTGATGACAAATATTTGTAACAAAGTTTTTATGTaagagtaaaaaaacaaaatcactacTCATGAACTGGGAAAAGATGGAATAAATTGCAACACATCAGTGCAATGGAGAATTATTTTGTCATAAgagatgatgaatatgaagaatttagagaaacttgggaaggtTTCCTTGAACTGATCTTAtgtgaagtaagtagaattgaGAGAACAAATTACCAAAGGACAATAATGATAGAAAGACAAACAAGGCAGAAAGTAACAGAAAACTCATCAGTGCAAATGTCTAATTTCAATCTTTGCATATTGCCAATATATGTTCATCTCTAGGCAACTCAGTGAAAGTCTAGAGGAATGAAATAAAACAGATGTGGTGGTATGTGAACTTTGTGCTGGTTTATTTAAGCAAAATAAAGTTTCTATGCAGTGAGAGTTCATTTGGGAagtgaaactattttttttaaatagccaaaatattcattaaaattcatCTCGAAAACTATTAATATAGATGAAAACAGTTAAAGGTTTAGAGTGCACAATGGAGAAAGACCTTTTGCAACagtattgttgctattattgtggGGTCATGGCTGACTCCATGACCCCAGTCAGGATTTTTTttagcagaaatactggagtagtttgctattttcttctctagttcttttcaaaaatgtggaaatggaggcaaacaagattaactgacttgtccagagttacacagctaagctagtaaatgtctgagatcatgtctgaattcagaaagatgagtcttcctgagatTCTTACATTGTGTGGTATCATGTAATTGAATGTGAGGGGGTCATTAAATTAAGCctttgatttgtatatctttttttatataattatatacctGGGGTCCATGAGTATTTTCTTAGGTGTAATGGGATTGTGAgtgtaaaaagtttaagaagacctgcacaattaaaacaactctgagctttCATCCTCACATCTCTCAtcttggctaaaatgacaggaaaaagataatgatacatgtTGAATGGGGAtgtgggatactaatacattgttggtggagttgtgaaacgatccaaccattctggagagcaacttggaagtATGCCCAAGGGACTATAAAACCGTTCGTACCCTTTGACTCAGTAGCGCTATTACTGGGTCTGCATTCCAAGAATatctaaaaggaggaaaaaagacctagatgtgcaaaaatatttgtagctctttttgtggtaccaaagaattcgaaaatgagtagatgcccatcagttggggaatggctgaacaagttgtgatatgtgcagataatgtaatattattgttctctaaaaaatgatcaacaagctgattttagaaagaccttgaaagatttatatgaattgaagctgagtgaagcaaacagaaacaGGAAGACATTGTAAACaagaacagcaagaatgtgcaatgatcaactatgaaagacttggttcttctcagtgattcaatgacccaaagcaatcccaatagactttgggcagaaaatgccatttgcacccaaaaaaagaacttaggagactgaatataagtcaatatatgctatgttcactccttttttctgttttttttttaaatcactcctatagtttttcttttttgttcctatttttccctctcaacatgattcataaaataatgggtattaaaaataaataaatttactagaaaaaacaAAGCCCtgcactatgtcacctagctgccttcaagCAGTGTCCATTAGAAGAAATTGATTTTAGCTAAATGGGAAAAGTAATATCATAAGAAGGAGAAAGGTACAATTGAAAACCATTATTTTTTCAATCAGAGGGAAAAGCATTTATATCCCTCACTCTGCTTCTTGCAATTTTTTGAATGGTATAAACCACTTACTTTTCTCTGAAATTCAGTGTCTTCAACTTTAGAATAAATTGGCCTCTATAGTTTCTTTCAATTTTAGATCTATGATTTAATTCTATGATCTGTTTAGAAGAGGTTGTAAAGTTGAATTCTTAAATTAAACAGAGATATATTGGGCTATATGCAAAGGAATAGGCATTCAAAGATGGTCCTTTGGTAATTTGTTCTCTTAATATTTCACATCATATAAGTTGATATGactccaagtttttctgaatttttcatattcatcatcacttttcacaaaataaaaagaatattgttttCTACTGAAGTTCATTTGTAATTTGATATCCTAAGTTTAGAATATTCAATCAgcttgattttgttattttgacGTTATATGCCTAATGCTCTAGAAACTATGCCTCTTGAAATCAACTATT
This genomic window contains:
- the LOC127557566 gene encoding olfactory receptor 13D1-like → MNTGNYTAVTEFFLVGLSHSQGLQFTLYVLCLVMYLVILLGNSMLIIISILDPCLHTPMYFFLGNLSFLDICYTSSFIPEMLIIVMSERKSISFLGCALQMVISLGLGSTECILLAVMAYDRYVAICNPLRYTIIMNKGLCAQMAACSWIAGFLISLMQTLLALINPLCGNIIEHFACEILALLKLTCGDISLNVLIITIGSFVVLIPPLLLIFFSYIFIISTILRINSSEGRKKTFSTCSAHLTVVILFYGSALFMYMKPKSKDINTSDQLIALSYGVITPLMNPIIYSLRNKEVKGAMQKFLVRNLYFKKM